In Shinella sp. XGS7, a single genomic region encodes these proteins:
- a CDS encoding acetyl-CoA C-acetyltransferase, which produces MSTDIVIVAAARTAIGKFGGSLAKTPAPELGATVVQALLQRARLEGGQVGEVILGQVLTAGSGQNPARQTVIKSGLPQAVPAMTINKVCGSGLKAVMLAAQAIRDGDSEIVIAGGQENMSLAPHVLPGSRDGQRMGDWKLVDTMIVDGLWDVYNQYHMGITAENVARQHGISREAQDALALASQLKAAAAQDAGRFQDEIVPVSIPQKKGDPLIFAADEFINRKTNAEALAGLRPAFDKTGSVTAGNASGLNDGAAGLVLMSAAKAASLGLTPLARIASYASSGLDPAYMGTGPIPASRKALERAGWKIGDLDLVEANEAFAAQACAVNKDLGWDPSIVNVNGGAIAIGHPIGASGARILNTLVFEMKRRGARKGLATLCIGGGMGVAMTVER; this is translated from the coding sequence ATGAGTACCGACATCGTCATCGTTGCCGCGGCCCGTACCGCGATCGGCAAATTCGGCGGCAGCCTGGCCAAGACCCCGGCGCCCGAGCTGGGCGCCACCGTGGTGCAGGCCCTGCTGCAGCGCGCGCGCCTGGAAGGCGGCCAGGTGGGCGAGGTGATCCTGGGCCAGGTGCTGACCGCCGGCTCGGGCCAGAACCCCGCGCGCCAGACCGTGATCAAGTCCGGCCTGCCGCAGGCCGTGCCGGCCATGACCATCAACAAGGTCTGCGGCTCCGGCCTCAAGGCCGTGATGCTGGCGGCCCAGGCCATCCGTGATGGCGACTCGGAGATCGTCATCGCCGGCGGCCAGGAGAACATGAGCCTGGCGCCCCATGTGCTGCCGGGCTCGCGCGATGGCCAGCGCATGGGCGACTGGAAGCTGGTGGACACCATGATCGTGGACGGCCTCTGGGACGTCTACAACCAGTACCACATGGGCATCACGGCCGAGAACGTGGCCAGGCAGCACGGCATCAGCCGCGAGGCCCAGGACGCCCTGGCCCTGGCCTCCCAGCTCAAGGCCGCCGCGGCCCAGGATGCCGGCCGCTTCCAGGACGAGATCGTGCCGGTGAGCATTCCGCAGAAGAAGGGCGATCCCCTGATCTTCGCGGCCGACGAGTTCATCAACCGCAAGACCAATGCCGAGGCCCTGGCCGGCCTGCGTCCCGCCTTCGACAAGACCGGCAGCGTGACCGCCGGCAATGCCTCGGGCCTGAACGATGGCGCCGCCGGCCTGGTGCTGATGAGCGCGGCCAAGGCCGCCAGCCTGGGCCTGACGCCGCTGGCGCGCATCGCCTCCTACGCCAGCTCGGGCCTGGACCCGGCCTATATGGGCACCGGCCCGATCCCCGCCTCCCGCAAGGCGCTGGAGCGCGCCGGCTGGAAGATCGGCGACCTCGACCTCGTGGAAGCCAACGAAGCCTTCGCGGCCCAGGCCTGCGCCGTCAACAAGGATCTCGGCTGGGATCCGTCCATCGTCAACGTCAACGGCGGCGCCATCGCCATCGGTCACCCGATCGGCGCATCCGGCGCACGCATCCTCAACACGCTCGTCTTCGAAATGAAGCGCCGCGGCGCCCGCAAGGGTCTCGCCACGCTCTGCATCGGCGGCGGCATGGGCGTGGCGATGACGGTGGAGCGCTGA
- the phbB gene encoding acetoacetyl-CoA reductase, translating into MSSSSNGKIAYVTGGMGGIGTAICQQLHQDGFKVIAGCGPSRDHAKWIAEQAALGYTFYASVGNVAEWESTVQAFEKAIAEHGQIDVLVNNAGITKDRMFLKMSREDWDAVISTNLTSMFNVTKQVVPGMVDKGWGRIINISSVNGEKGQAGQTNYSAAKAGMHGFTMALAQELASKGVTVNTVSPGYIGTDMVKAVRPDVLEKIVAQIPVKRLGEPSEIASIVGWLASATSGFTTGADFSCNGGLHMG; encoded by the coding sequence ATGAGCAGCAGCAGCAACGGAAAAATCGCCTATGTGACCGGTGGTATGGGAGGCATTGGCACCGCCATCTGCCAGCAACTGCACCAGGACGGCTTCAAGGTCATCGCCGGCTGCGGCCCCAGCCGTGACCATGCCAAGTGGATCGCCGAGCAGGCCGCGCTGGGTTACACCTTCTACGCTTCGGTGGGCAATGTGGCCGAGTGGGAGTCCACCGTGCAGGCCTTCGAGAAGGCGATCGCCGAACATGGCCAGATCGATGTGCTGGTGAACAACGCTGGCATCACCAAGGACCGCATGTTCCTCAAGATGAGCCGCGAGGATTGGGACGCGGTGATCAGCACCAACCTGACCAGCATGTTCAACGTCACCAAGCAGGTGGTGCCGGGCATGGTGGACAAGGGCTGGGGCCGCATCATCAACATCTCCTCGGTCAATGGCGAGAAGGGCCAGGCCGGCCAGACCAACTACTCGGCCGCCAAGGCCGGCATGCACGGTTTCACCATGGCCCTGGCCCAGGAACTGGCCAGCAAGGGCGTGACGGTGAACACCGTGAGCCCCGGCTATATCGGCACCGATATGGTCAAGGCCGTGCGCCCCGATGTGCTGGAGAAGATCGTGGCCCAGATCCCGGTCAAGCGTCTGGGCGAACCCTCGGAGATTGCCTCCATCGTGGGCTGGCTGGCCAGCGCTACCTCGGGCTTCACCACCGGCGCCGACTTCTCCTGCAACGGCGGTTTGCATATGGGGTGA
- a CDS encoding IclR family transcriptional regulator C-terminal domain-containing protein: protein MNETSTAPALPALKPGDSYVQSFARGLAVIRAFNAEAPRQTLTEVAKRCGLTRAGARRILLTLETLGYVRSDGRLFYLTPKILDLGFAYLSSQPLWQFAEPVMQTLVADLRESCSAAVLEGEDIVYVLRVPARKIMSINLGLGSRLPAWCTSMGRVLLAALPPDELEAHLAALALQRFTARTVPSLEELRLRIAAAREQGWCLVNQELEEGLVSLAAPIVDRSGRTVAALNVSTQVNRNPPESLLAQHLPRLLEAAQSISRLLQIRAG from the coding sequence ATGAACGAGACGAGCACCGCCCCCGCCCTTCCGGCCCTGAAGCCCGGCGACAGCTATGTGCAGTCGTTCGCGCGTGGCCTGGCGGTGATCCGGGCCTTCAATGCCGAGGCCCCGCGCCAGACGCTCACCGAGGTGGCCAAGCGCTGCGGCCTGACGCGCGCCGGCGCGCGCCGCATCCTGCTCACGCTGGAGACCCTGGGCTATGTGCGCAGTGACGGCCGCCTGTTCTACCTGACGCCCAAGATCCTGGACCTGGGCTTCGCCTATCTCTCGTCCCAGCCCCTGTGGCAGTTCGCCGAGCCGGTGATGCAGACCCTGGTGGCCGATCTGCGCGAGAGCTGCTCGGCCGCGGTGCTGGAGGGCGAGGACATCGTCTATGTGCTGCGCGTGCCGGCGCGCAAGATCATGAGCATCAATCTGGGCCTGGGCAGCCGGCTGCCGGCCTGGTGCACCTCCATGGGCCGGGTGCTGCTGGCGGCCCTGCCGCCCGATGAGCTGGAGGCCCATCTGGCCGCGCTGGCGCTGCAGCGCTTCACCGCCCGCACCGTGCCCAGCCTGGAGGAATTGCGCCTGCGCATCGCCGCCGCGCGCGAGCAGGGCTGGTGCCTGGTGAACCAGGAGCTGGAAGAGGGCCTGGTATCCCTGGCCGCCCCCATCGTGGACCGCAGCGGCCGCACCGTGGCCGCGCTCAATGTGAGCACCCAGGTCAACCGCAATCCGCCCGAGAGCCTGCTGGCCCAGCACCTGCCCCGGCTGCTGGAGGCGGCGCAGAGCATTTCGAGGCTTTTGCAGATTCGGGCGGGGTGA
- a CDS encoding TIGR00266 family protein: MAMDVVDYEIKGSEMQFVEVELDPGEAAIGEAGSMMFMDAGIAMDTVFGDGSKQQGGFFGKLLGAGKRLITGESLFTTIYTNNAGGKQRVAFAAPYPGKILPMDLRQLGGTLICQKDAFLCAARGVSLGIAIQQKLSTGFFGGEGFIMQKLEGDGLAFVHAGGTVVRRTLQPGQTLLVDTGCVVAYTPGVDFEIQYVGKIKTALFGGEGLFLAKLTGPGEVWLQSLPFSRLASRIFAAAPQTGGGGREEGSLLGGIAAGGLLGGVLGGGDDE, translated from the coding sequence ATGGCAATGGACGTGGTGGATTACGAGATCAAGGGCAGCGAGATGCAGTTCGTCGAGGTCGAGCTCGATCCCGGCGAGGCGGCCATCGGCGAGGCGGGCAGCATGATGTTCATGGATGCCGGCATCGCCATGGACACGGTGTTCGGTGACGGCTCCAAGCAGCAGGGCGGCTTCTTCGGCAAGCTGCTGGGGGCGGGCAAGCGCCTGATCACCGGCGAATCGCTGTTCACGACCATCTACACCAACAACGCTGGCGGCAAGCAGCGCGTGGCCTTCGCCGCGCCCTATCCGGGCAAGATCCTGCCCATGGATCTGCGCCAGCTGGGCGGCACCCTGATCTGCCAGAAGGATGCCTTCCTGTGCGCGGCGCGCGGCGTCTCGCTGGGCATCGCCATCCAGCAGAAGCTCAGCACCGGCTTCTTCGGCGGCGAGGGCTTCATCATGCAGAAGCTCGAGGGCGACGGCCTGGCCTTTGTGCACGCCGGTGGCACGGTGGTGCGCCGCACCCTGCAGCCCGGCCAGACCCTGCTGGTGGACACCGGCTGCGTGGTGGCCTACACGCCCGGCGTGGACTTCGAGATCCAGTACGTGGGCAAGATCAAGACCGCGCTGTTTGGCGGCGAGGGCCTGTTCCTGGCCAAGCTGACCGGCCCGGGCGAAGTCTGGCTGCAGAGCCTGCCCTTCTCGCGTCTGGCCTCGCGCATCTTCGCCGCCGCGCCCCAGACCGGCGGTGGCGGCCGTGAGGAAGGTTCGCTGCTGGGCGGCATCGCGGCCGGCGGCCTGCTGGGCGGGGTGCTCGGCGGTGGCGATGACGAGTGA
- a CDS encoding YncE family protein, with translation MLTSIANRWPQALARLALAGLLGTAGAAAWANSPANSPIFVLNSLDADISVVDPVSFTQLKRIPTGKEPHHLYLTPDEKSLIVANALGDSLTFIDPRTAQVQRVLQGISDPYHLRFSPDMKWFVTAANRLDHVAIYRWVPGDAAKPLQLVKRVEAPKTPSHLSIDSKSSLLYVSLQDSDELMAVNLADQAPRWKIKVGKMPADIYLTPDDKHLLVALTGDAVVEVYDVQGTQPRLVKRLPTGKGAHSFRALGDKRHVFVSNRAANTISKIQLSDFTVVAELPGPGGPDDMDVLADGKTLLVTSRWAGKLTMIDIEKRQVLRKVKVGKSPHGVWTLDHAPR, from the coding sequence TTGCTGACCTCCATCGCAAACCGCTGGCCGCAGGCGCTGGCGCGTCTGGCCCTTGCCGGCCTGCTGGGTACCGCCGGCGCGGCGGCCTGGGCCAACAGTCCCGCCAACAGCCCCATCTTCGTGCTGAACTCGCTGGACGCCGACATTAGTGTGGTCGACCCGGTGAGCTTCACCCAGCTCAAGCGCATTCCCACCGGCAAGGAACCGCACCACCTCTACCTGACGCCGGACGAGAAGTCCCTGATCGTGGCCAACGCCCTGGGCGACTCGCTCACCTTCATCGACCCGCGCACGGCCCAGGTCCAGCGCGTGCTGCAAGGCATCAGCGACCCCTATCACCTGCGCTTCTCGCCGGACATGAAGTGGTTCGTCACCGCGGCCAACCGCCTGGACCATGTGGCCATCTACCGCTGGGTGCCTGGCGATGCGGCCAAGCCCCTGCAGCTGGTCAAGCGCGTGGAGGCGCCCAAGACGCCCAGCCATCTCTCCATCGACAGCAAGAGCTCCCTGCTCTATGTCTCGCTGCAGGACAGCGACGAGCTGATGGCCGTGAACCTGGCCGACCAGGCGCCGCGCTGGAAGATCAAGGTGGGCAAGATGCCGGCCGACATCTACCTGACCCCGGATGACAAGCACCTGCTGGTGGCCCTGACCGGCGATGCGGTGGTGGAGGTCTATGACGTGCAGGGTACCCAGCCGCGCCTGGTCAAGCGCCTGCCCACGGGCAAGGGCGCCCACTCCTTCCGCGCCCTGGGCGACAAGCGCCATGTCTTTGTGAGCAATCGCGCGGCCAACACCATCAGCAAGATCCAGCTTTCCGACTTCACGGTCGTGGCCGAGCTGCCCGGCCCTGGCGGCCCGGACGATATGGACGTGCTGGCCGACGGCAAGACCCTGCTGGTCACCTCGCGCTGGGCCGGCAAGCTGACCATGATCGATATCGAGAAGCGCCAGGTGCTGCGCAAGGTCAAGGTCGGCAAGTCGCCCCACGGCGTCTGGACACTCGACCACGCTCCGCGCTGA
- a CDS encoding polysaccharide deacetylase family protein has product MMIRARAWACAALAAVHLGASACQAGEKPVFLTFDTGHMGVAPLVAELIRKHQLRLTFFLAEEPTLNGGSTLDEQWAPWWRERAAEGHDFGSHTWAHDIWLADLPPGPDGEPRFRFRTQAGEQPARYRELSAREYCEELKKPAQRFKAMTGREMGPIFRAPAGKASKALLDAARACGFEHVPWSAAGFLGDELDSRRYPNAPLLDKALRDVRPGDILLAHLGIWSRQEAWAPAVLEPLIEGLKARGMCFAPLREHPRYARLMNPLNPMNPPAAASKPRQP; this is encoded by the coding sequence ATGATGATCAGGGCACGTGCCTGGGCCTGTGCCGCGCTGGCGGCCGTGCATCTGGGGGCCTCGGCCTGCCAGGCCGGCGAGAAGCCGGTCTTCCTGACTTTTGACACCGGCCATATGGGGGTGGCACCCCTGGTGGCCGAGCTGATCAGGAAGCACCAGCTGCGCCTGACCTTCTTCCTGGCCGAGGAGCCCACGCTCAACGGCGGCAGCACCCTGGACGAGCAGTGGGCGCCCTGGTGGCGCGAGCGCGCGGCCGAGGGCCATGACTTCGGCTCCCACACCTGGGCCCATGACATCTGGCTGGCCGATCTGCCGCCGGGGCCGGACGGCGAGCCGCGCTTTCGTTTCCGCACCCAGGCCGGCGAGCAGCCGGCGCGTTACCGCGAGCTCAGCGCCCGCGAGTACTGCGAGGAGCTGAAGAAGCCGGCCCAGCGCTTCAAGGCCATGACCGGGCGCGAGATGGGCCCCATTTTCCGCGCGCCCGCGGGCAAGGCCTCCAAGGCCTTGCTGGATGCGGCCCGCGCCTGCGGCTTCGAGCATGTGCCCTGGAGCGCCGCGGGCTTTCTGGGCGATGAGCTGGACAGCCGGCGCTACCCCAATGCCCCGCTGCTGGACAAGGCCCTGCGGGATGTGCGTCCCGGCGATATCCTGCTGGCCCATCTGGGCATCTGGTCGCGCCAGGAAGCCTGGGCGCCGGCGGTGCTGGAGCCCCTGATCGAAGGCCTGAAGGCACGGGGCATGTGCTTTGCGCCGCTGCGCGAGCATCCGCGCTATGCCCGCCTGATGAACCCGCTGAACCCGATGAACCCGCCGGCGGCGGCCAGCAAGCCCCGCCAGCCCTGA
- a CDS encoding sterol desaturase family protein, whose translation MDALIESFDTAQQWLFEQLLQPLMFALGLGNLLEDGYAATGWLLVGLLQLLVMITLFRALERWRPVEPVSDPAAVRVDVIYTLIHRLGLVRVVLFFAIEPLWDALSGQMRLAGVPTLQLEALWPGVSDIPWVSFLLYLLLFDFVNYWLHRAQHQFHWWWQLHALHHSQRQMTLWSDTRNHLLDDVLIDAAFVLLARLVGVGPGQFVALVAISQLVESFSHANVRLWFGAWLERVLVSPRFHRRHHAIGIGHEAEGGRGTLGGCNFAVLFPIWDQLFGTADWQLRYEPTGIRDQLPQEGGRDYGRGFWAQQWLGLRRLAGQLLPRR comes from the coding sequence ATGGACGCCCTGATCGAGAGCTTTGACACCGCCCAGCAATGGCTGTTCGAGCAGCTGTTGCAGCCCCTGATGTTTGCCCTGGGCCTGGGCAATCTGCTGGAGGACGGCTATGCCGCCACCGGCTGGCTGCTGGTGGGCCTGCTCCAGCTCCTGGTGATGATCACCCTGTTCCGCGCCCTGGAGCGCTGGCGGCCGGTGGAGCCGGTCAGCGATCCCGCCGCGGTGCGCGTGGATGTGATCTACACCCTGATCCATCGCCTGGGTCTGGTGCGGGTGGTGCTGTTCTTCGCCATCGAGCCGCTGTGGGACGCGCTCTCCGGCCAGATGCGCCTGGCGGGTGTGCCCACCTTGCAGCTCGAGGCCCTGTGGCCGGGCGTTAGCGACATTCCCTGGGTGAGCTTCCTGCTCTACCTGCTGCTCTTCGACTTCGTGAACTACTGGCTGCACCGTGCCCAGCACCAGTTCCACTGGTGGTGGCAGCTGCATGCCCTGCACCATAGCCAGCGCCAGATGACCTTGTGGAGCGACACCCGCAACCATCTGCTGGACGATGTGCTGATCGACGCGGCCTTTGTGTTGCTGGCCCGCCTGGTGGGCGTGGGGCCGGGGCAGTTCGTGGCCCTGGTGGCGATCTCGCAGCTGGTGGAGAGCTTCTCGCACGCCAATGTGCGCCTGTGGTTCGGGGCCTGGCTGGAGCGCGTGCTGGTGAGCCCGCGCTTTCATCGCCGCCATCACGCCATTGGCATCGGTCACGAGGCCGAGGGCGGGCGCGGCACCCTGGGCGGCTGCAATTTCGCGGTGCTCTTTCCCATCTGGGACCAGCTCTTCGGCACGGCCGACTGGCAGCTGCGCTATGAACCCACCGGCATCCGCGATCAGCTGCCGCAGGAGGGCGGGCGCGACTACGGGCGCGGATTCTGGGCCCAGCAGTGGCTGGGTCTGCGCCGCTTGGCCGGCCAGCTGCTGCCGCGGCGCTGA
- a CDS encoding EI24 domain-containing protein, which translates to MVNTMGRLADACWRAAAYCLHPRVIGLSLLPLLVAAGLSVGLAYFFWEPAVDAVRATLESWLLVESLLRWLASVGGEGFRSVIAPLLVIVMALPLVMVLSLVLVALLMTPSIVALVAERRFPTLERKQGAHWWQGLAWSLLCSAGALLALFLSMPFWLIPPLVLVLPPLIWGWLSYRVFTFDVLAEHASPEERRELMRAHRLPLLTMGVVTGYLGAAPAMIWAFGVLTVVFAPVLVVLTVWLYTLVFAFSTLWFAHYALAALAAQRAEQAAAAAAAVPPAAPVEVLDAAPEGAAMPPAPPPPLLP; encoded by the coding sequence ATGGTGAACACCATGGGCCGCCTGGCCGATGCCTGCTGGCGCGCCGCCGCCTACTGCCTGCATCCGCGTGTCATCGGCCTGTCCCTGCTGCCCCTGCTTGTGGCCGCCGGCCTGAGCGTGGGCCTGGCCTATTTCTTCTGGGAACCGGCGGTGGACGCGGTGCGCGCCACGCTCGAATCCTGGCTGCTGGTGGAGAGCCTGCTGCGCTGGCTGGCCAGCGTGGGCGGGGAGGGCTTTCGCAGCGTGATCGCGCCCCTGCTGGTCATCGTCATGGCCCTGCCCCTGGTGATGGTGCTGAGCCTGGTGCTGGTGGCCCTGCTGATGACGCCCTCCATCGTGGCCCTGGTGGCCGAGCGCCGCTTTCCCACGCTGGAACGCAAACAGGGGGCGCACTGGTGGCAGGGGCTGGCCTGGTCCCTGCTGTGCTCGGCGGGGGCCCTGCTGGCGCTGTTCCTGAGCATGCCCTTCTGGCTGATTCCGCCTCTGGTGTTGGTGCTGCCGCCGCTGATCTGGGGCTGGCTGTCCTACCGGGTCTTCACCTTCGATGTGCTGGCCGAGCATGCCTCGCCCGAGGAGCGGCGCGAGCTCATGCGCGCGCATCGCCTGCCCCTGCTCACCATGGGCGTGGTCACCGGCTATCTGGGCGCCGCGCCCGCCATGATCTGGGCCTTTGGCGTGCTGACCGTGGTCTTCGCGCCGGTGCTGGTGGTGCTGACGGTCTGGCTCTACACCCTGGTCTTTGCCTTCTCCACCTTGTGGTTCGCGCATTACGCACTGGCCGCGCTTGCTGCCCAACGTGCCGAGCAGGCTGCGGCGGCGGCGGCAGCCGTCCCGCCCGCCGCGCCGGTGGAGGTGCTGGACGCCGCGCCCGAAGGGGCCGCCATGCCGCCTGCGCCGCCCCCGCCGCTGCTGCCCTGA
- a CDS encoding molybdopterin-binding protein — translation MNIGLIIVGDEILSGKRQDKHLATFIALLAARGLSLSWAEYVGDDRERLTATLRRAFASGDLVVSCGGIGATPDDHTRQAAAAALGRELLIHPGARELIWGRIQEMAAEQGQAADAEHPDSLRRFEMGRFPAGAELIPNPYNRIPGFFVGTVYFVPGFPVMAHPMMEWVLDQRHADLHRATGVRERSLIVSGAMEATLTPLMERIEAEHAGIKVFSLPSVDHPQWGRHIELGVKAGPELGEPALLQAYEALKTGLIQFGALIRTELVR, via the coding sequence ATGAACATCGGCCTGATCATCGTTGGCGATGAAATCCTGTCCGGCAAGCGCCAGGACAAGCACCTCGCCACCTTCATTGCCCTGCTGGCCGCGCGCGGCCTGAGCCTGTCCTGGGCCGAGTATGTGGGGGACGACCGCGAGCGGCTCACCGCCACCTTGCGCCGGGCCTTTGCCAGCGGCGATCTGGTGGTCAGCTGCGGCGGCATCGGCGCCACACCCGACGACCACACCCGCCAGGCCGCGGCCGCCGCCCTGGGGCGCGAGCTGCTGATCCACCCCGGCGCCCGCGAGCTGATCTGGGGCCGCATCCAGGAGATGGCGGCCGAGCAGGGTCAGGCGGCCGATGCCGAACACCCGGACAGCCTGCGCCGCTTCGAGATGGGCCGCTTCCCCGCCGGGGCCGAGCTGATCCCCAACCCCTACAACCGCATTCCCGGCTTCTTCGTGGGCACGGTCTACTTCGTGCCGGGCTTCCCGGTCATGGCCCACCCCATGATGGAGTGGGTGCTGGACCAGCGCCACGCCGACCTGCACCGCGCCACCGGCGTGCGCGAGCGCTCCCTGATCGTCAGCGGCGCCATGGAGGCCACGCTGACGCCGCTGATGGAGCGCATCGAGGCCGAGCATGCCGGCATCAAGGTCTTCAGCCTGCCCAGCGTGGACCATCCGCAGTGGGGGCGCCATATCGAGCTGGGCGTCAAGGCCGGCCCCGAACTGGGCGAGCCGGCCCTGCTGCAGGCCTACGAGGCGCTCAAAACCGGTCTGATCCAGTTTGGTGCATTGATAAGAACCGAATTGGTGCGCTAG
- the glnA gene encoding type I glutamate--ammonia ligase: MQMVKDNEVKFVDFRFTDTRGKEQHVSVPVSHFDEDKFSSGHAFDGSSIAGWKGIEASDMLLMPDPNTANIDPFFEEPTLILTCDVIDPADGKAYERDPRSLAKRAEAYLKSSGLGDAAFFGPEPEFFIFDSVRWANDMSGSFFKIESEEAAWNTGKEYEHGNSGYRPTVKGGYFPVPPVDSGQDMRSEMCLVLEQLGIPVEVHHHEVANAGQMEIGTKFSSLVQRADWTQLQKYVIQNVANAYGKTATFMPKPIFGDNGSGMHVHLSIWKDSKPTFAGDEYAGLSESCLYFIGGIIKHAKSINAFTNPTTNSYKRLVPGYEAPVLLAYSARNRSASCRIPFGTGPKSKRVEIRFPDPLGNPYLGFAAMLMAGLDGIKNKIHPGKAMDKDLYDLPPKELKKIPTVCGSLREALENLDKDRKYLTAGGVFDDDQIDSYIELKMAEVMRFEMTPHPVEFDMYYSL; encoded by the coding sequence ATGCAAATGGTGAAGGACAACGAAGTCAAGTTCGTTGACTTCCGTTTCACCGACACCCGTGGCAAGGAACAGCACGTGTCCGTGCCCGTGTCGCACTTCGATGAAGACAAGTTCTCGTCGGGCCATGCCTTCGACGGTTCTTCCATCGCCGGCTGGAAGGGCATCGAAGCCTCCGACATGCTGCTGATGCCGGACCCGAACACGGCCAATATCGACCCCTTCTTCGAAGAGCCGACCCTGATCCTGACCTGCGACGTCATCGATCCGGCCGACGGCAAGGCCTATGAGCGCGACCCGCGCTCCCTGGCCAAGCGCGCCGAGGCTTATCTGAAGTCCTCGGGCCTGGGCGACGCCGCCTTCTTCGGTCCCGAGCCCGAGTTCTTCATCTTTGACTCGGTGCGCTGGGCCAACGATATGTCGGGCTCCTTCTTCAAGATCGAGTCCGAGGAAGCCGCCTGGAACACCGGCAAGGAATACGAGCACGGCAACTCCGGCTACCGTCCCACCGTCAAGGGCGGCTACTTCCCGGTGCCCCCGGTTGACTCCGGCCAGGACATGCGCTCGGAAATGTGCCTGGTGCTGGAACAGCTGGGCATCCCGGTTGAAGTGCATCACCACGAAGTGGCCAACGCCGGCCAGATGGAAATCGGCACCAAGTTCAGCTCCCTGGTGCAGCGCGCCGACTGGACCCAGCTGCAGAAGTACGTGATCCAGAACGTGGCCAATGCCTATGGCAAGACGGCCACCTTCATGCCGAAGCCGATCTTCGGCGACAACGGCTCGGGCATGCACGTGCACCTGTCGATCTGGAAGGACTCCAAGCCGACCTTCGCCGGCGACGAATATGCCGGTCTTTCGGAAAGCTGCCTCTACTTCATCGGCGGCATCATCAAGCATGCCAAGTCGATCAACGCCTTCACCAACCCGACGACGAACTCCTACAAGCGTCTCGTCCCGGGTTATGAAGCGCCGGTCCTGCTCGCCTACTCGGCCCGCAACCGCTCCGCCTCCTGCCGCATTCCGTTCGGCACGGGTCCGAAGTCCAAGCGCGTCGAAATCCGCTTCCCCGACCCGCTCGGCAACCCCTATCTCGGCTTCGCCGCCATGCTGATGGCCGGTCTCGACGGCATCAAGAACAAGATCCATCCCGGCAAGGCCATGGACAAGGATCTCTACGACCTGCCGCCGAAGGAACTGAAGAAGATCCCGACGGTCTGCGGCTCGCTGCGCGAAGCGCTGGAGAACCTCGACAAGGACCGCAAGTACCTGACGGCCGGCGGCGTGTTCGACGACGACCAGATCGATTCCTACATCGAGCTGAAGATGGCGGAAGTCATGCGCTTCGAAATGACGCCGCACCCGGTCGAATTCGACATGTACTACTCGCTGTGA
- a CDS encoding coiled-coil domain-containing protein 22: MSYRHACLLLSFLALASGVQAQVYRCPGPPVLYTDALTPKEAQEKGCRSIDGTPITVLQSPKPRAAAPASGAATPARSGNAEGRVDPAQQKGRDDERRRVLEAELRDSESRLAELQREYQGGQPERRGDERNFQKYLDRVAELKANIARQEADIQALKREISKLP, from the coding sequence ATGTCCTATCGCCACGCCTGCCTGCTGCTGAGCTTCCTGGCCCTCGCCTCCGGCGTCCAGGCCCAGGTCTACCGCTGCCCGGGACCGCCGGTGCTCTACACCGACGCGCTCACGCCCAAGGAGGCCCAGGAGAAAGGCTGTCGCTCGATAGACGGCACGCCGATCACCGTGTTGCAGTCGCCCAAGCCACGCGCCGCGGCGCCGGCATCCGGCGCGGCCACACCGGCGCGGAGCGGCAATGCTGAGGGCCGGGTGGACCCGGCCCAGCAGAAGGGCCGCGATGACGAGCGCCGCCGCGTGCTGGAGGCCGAGCTGCGCGACAGCGAGAGCCGTCTGGCGGAGCTGCAGCGCGAGTACCAGGGCGGTCAGCCCGAGCGCCGCGGCGATGAACGCAACTTCCAGAAGTACCTGGACCGGGTGGCCGAACTCAAGGCCAATATCGCCCGCCAGGAGGCCGACATCCAGGCCCTCAAGCGCGAGATCTCCAAGCTGCCCTGA